A portion of the Camelus bactrianus isolate YW-2024 breed Bactrian camel chromosome 25, ASM4877302v1, whole genome shotgun sequence genome contains these proteins:
- the LOC123618602 gene encoding uncharacterized protein LOC123618602 isoform X6 → MEELQASQGPLAPDVMVAVAQLREQKLLRRLLEERALQVELRLQEAQSPGQLRARWDGLVQRAEARWGLLEQLVPAARSFEVAHSALLALLTPGEQLLAELWQDQLGPEGCKGAVQRLQGVCEGAAARTEGLERALEAGQRLAELLTGECPHPPAPAAEDEALLVRGQLQRLRERVRLTGEGAARARQKLLQDLGTGSSEPSPLTSPAAQLEPKGAASEHRGLENQEQLSAWLAPWTEAPGQAVVDTASIQEPNPPPGPVKPTGVTVEKMRGLASEVGSGTPAVFRKEVELLGGCWSEAQKQDTRLKAIRGPVELAASEEGLQPEGSWAQALQVFPWELWGEWTLSASLLWREPALPGRATGRGTCHLGLLLEPQGCRAMASSSTIERPRVLEGTVMLAAPRFAEELLTLPTRLSQAEPHGPKPGPVARGCGRHSHLLDQAGVVMMALLPGVLRPPSLHQDSECPSDLQGQPEDLRSRTVTRASLGGLLEDLSWRPPQGVGATRRGAGGTRTSGHDVGRGSHAQPPTSCSEELARTRVSWLGGHAACNGLATSSTSPPPSRTLWTVASGPVSRAGDGCSCPDPSWGNVGPYQSSLLCWGQGSPAASSSHTVWPVWWMWTGTRTQVAKGQLRVQEASVSRSPDPHPLCLLRCLEVLSWSVSEVAGWPWMSIWSSMTQAEQKGGPTRRSMSDSYHGLWPPACQPLRLCLKGSGPPSSAPPGAPYPGRQTGSVLGSETPSLPRPRLSRGTVSRKGPLRTPWLC, encoded by the exons ATGGAGGAGCTTCAGGCCTCACAGGGACCCCTGGCCCCTGACGTCATGGTGGCTGTGGCCCAGCTGCGGGAGCAGAAG CTCCTCCGGCGCCTGCTGGAGGAGAGGGCGCTCCAGGTGGAGTTGAGGCTGCAGGAGGCGCAGAGCCCTGGACAGCTGCGGGCCCGGTGGGATGGCCTGGTGCAGCGGGCAGAGGCCAG GTGGGGGCTCCTGGAGCAGCTGGTCCCCGCGGCGCGGAGCTTCGAGGTGGCCCATAGCGCCCTCTTGGCTCTGCTGACCCCAGGCGAGCAGCTCCTGGCTGAGCTGTGGCAGGACCAGCTGGGGCCTGAGGGCTGCAAGGGGGCTGTGCAGCGCCTGCAG GGTGTGTGCGAGGGGGCTGCGGCCCGGACAGAAGGCCTGGAGAGGGCCCTGGAAGCTGGCCAAAGGCTGGCAGAGCTGCTCACGGGTGAGTG cccccaccccccggcgCCGGCTGCAGAGGACGAAGCTCTGCTGGTGAGGGGACAGCTGCAGCGGCTCCGGGAGCGGGTGAGGCTGACCGGAGAAGGCGCTGCCCGCGCCCGGCAGAAGCTGCTGCAGGACCTGGGGACAGGGTCCTCTGAGCCCTCGCCCCTGACAAGCCCGGCAGCCCAGCTGGAACCAAAGGGGGCAGCCTCTGAACATCGAGGGCTCGAGAACCAAGAGCAG CTGAGTGCCTGGCTGGCACCCTGGACGGAGGCCCCTGGCCAGGCGGTAGTGGACACAGCGTCCATTCAGGAACCAAACCCCCCACCGGGTCCCGTGAAACCTACAGGGGTCACTGTAGAGAAAATGCGAGGCCTGGCCTCAGAGGTGGGCTCAGGGACCCCAG ctgtgttccggaaagAGGTGGAGCTTCTGGGAGGGTGCTGGTCAGAGGCTCAGAAGCAGGACACTAGGCTGAAGGCTATACGGGGTCCGGTGGAGCTGGCGGCCAGTGAGGAGGGGCTGCAACCTGAGGGCAGCTGGGCCCAAGCTTTGCAG GTTTTCCCGTGGGAGCTGTGGGGAGAGTGGACCCTGTCAGCATCTTTGCTGTGGAGGGAACCAGCCCTACCAGGAAGGGCCACCGGCAGGGGCACCTGCCACCTGGGCCTGCTGCTGGAGCCGCAGGGCTGCCGGGCTATGGCGTCCAGCTCCACAATAGAGAG GCCGCGCGTCCTGGAGGGGACGGTGATGCTGGCTGCCCCACGCTTTGCGGAGGAGCTGCTTACGCTGCCCACCAGGCTGAGCCAGGCAGAGCCCCACGGGCCCAAGCCAGGGCCTGTGGCCAGGGGCTGTGGCCGGCACAGCCACCTTCTGGACCAGGCTGGGGTCGTCATGATGGCACTGCTCCCGGGGGTCCTCAGGCCCCCCTCCTTGCACCAGGACTCTGAGTGCCCCTCTGACCTGCAG GGACAGCCTGAGGACCTCAGGAGCAGGACAGTCACCCGGGCGTCCCTGGGAGGGCTCCTGGAAGACCTGAGCTGGAGACCACCACAGGGAGTGGGAGCCACACGGAGAGGAGCCGGAGGGACGAGGACCAGTGGGCATGACGTGGGGAGGGGCAGCCACGCACAGCCCCCCACCTCGTGCAG CGAGGAGCTGGCACGCACACGGGTTTCATGGCTCGGTGGCCATGCTGCCTGCAATGGCTTGGCCACAAGCAGCACCAGCCCGCCTCCCAGCAGAACATTGTGGACAGTGGCCAGTGGTCCGGTGAGCAGGGCAGGGGATGGATGCAGTTGCCCTGACCCATCTTGGGGGAATGTGGGCCCATACCAGAGCTCTTTACTCTGTTGGGGTCAGGGCTCCCCAGCGGCCAGCAGCAGCCACACAGTATGGCCAGTGTGGTGGATGTGGACAGGGACAAGGACACAGGTGGCCAAAGGACAGCTCAGGGTCCAGGAAGCCTCAGTAAGCAG AAGCCCGGACCCCCACCCCCTGTGCCTGCTTAGGTGTCTCGAGGTGCTCTCATGGTCCGTGTCGGAGGTGGCTGGGTGGCCCTGGATGAGTATCTGGTCAAGTATGACCCAGGCAgag CAAAAGGGAGGACCAACCAGAAGATCCATGAGCGATTCCTATCATGGGCTGTGGCCCCCAGCCTGCCAGCCCCTGCGGTTGTGCCTGAAAGGCTCTGGGCCTCCATCCTCTGCACCACCGGGAGCCCCCTATCCCGGAAG ACAGACTGGAAGTGTGCTGGGATCAGAGACCCCATCTCTTCCACGGCCAAGGCTGAGTAGGGGCACAGTGTCACGGAAGGGACCCCTGAGGACTCCCTGGCTCTGCTGA
- the LOC123618602 gene encoding uncharacterized protein LOC123618602 isoform X10 produces the protein MEELQASQGPLAPDVMVAVAQLREQKLLRRLLEERALQVELRLQEAQSPGQLRARWDGLVQRAEARWGLLEQLVPAARSFEVAHSALLALLTPGEQLLAELWQDQLGPEGCKGAVQRLQGVCEGAAARTEGLERALEAGQRLAELLTGECPHPPAPAAEDEALLVRGQLQRLRERVRLTGEGAARARQKLLQDLGTGSSEPSPLTSPAAQLEPKGAASEHRGLENQEQLSAWLAPWTEAPGQAVVDTASIQEPNPPPGPVKPTGVTVEKMRGLASEVGSGTPAVFRKEVELLGGCWSEAQKQDTRLKAIRGPVELAASEEGLQPEGSWAQALQVFPWELWGEWTLSASLLWREPALPGRATGRGTCHLGLLLEPQGCRAMASSSTIERPRVLEGTVMLAAPRFAEELLTLPTRLSQAEPHGPKPGPVARGCGRHSHLLDQAGVVMMALLPGVLRPPSLHQDSECPSDLQVVQARGWGLEEWPVALGAAGLKPWTRAPGKALTLRDPGQGQPEDLRSRTVTRASLGGLLEDLSWRPPQGVGATRRGAGGTRTSGHDVGRGSHAQPPTSCSEELARTRVSWLGGHAACNGLATSSTSPPPSRTLWTVASGPVSRAGDGCSCPDPSWGNVGPYQSSLLCWGQGSPAASSSHTVWPVWWMWTGTRTQVAKGQLRVQEASVSRSPDPHPLCLLRCLEVLSWSVSEVAGWPWMSIWSSMTQAETDWKCAGIRDPISSTAKAE, from the exons ATGGAGGAGCTTCAGGCCTCACAGGGACCCCTGGCCCCTGACGTCATGGTGGCTGTGGCCCAGCTGCGGGAGCAGAAG CTCCTCCGGCGCCTGCTGGAGGAGAGGGCGCTCCAGGTGGAGTTGAGGCTGCAGGAGGCGCAGAGCCCTGGACAGCTGCGGGCCCGGTGGGATGGCCTGGTGCAGCGGGCAGAGGCCAG GTGGGGGCTCCTGGAGCAGCTGGTCCCCGCGGCGCGGAGCTTCGAGGTGGCCCATAGCGCCCTCTTGGCTCTGCTGACCCCAGGCGAGCAGCTCCTGGCTGAGCTGTGGCAGGACCAGCTGGGGCCTGAGGGCTGCAAGGGGGCTGTGCAGCGCCTGCAG GGTGTGTGCGAGGGGGCTGCGGCCCGGACAGAAGGCCTGGAGAGGGCCCTGGAAGCTGGCCAAAGGCTGGCAGAGCTGCTCACGGGTGAGTG cccccaccccccggcgCCGGCTGCAGAGGACGAAGCTCTGCTGGTGAGGGGACAGCTGCAGCGGCTCCGGGAGCGGGTGAGGCTGACCGGAGAAGGCGCTGCCCGCGCCCGGCAGAAGCTGCTGCAGGACCTGGGGACAGGGTCCTCTGAGCCCTCGCCCCTGACAAGCCCGGCAGCCCAGCTGGAACCAAAGGGGGCAGCCTCTGAACATCGAGGGCTCGAGAACCAAGAGCAG CTGAGTGCCTGGCTGGCACCCTGGACGGAGGCCCCTGGCCAGGCGGTAGTGGACACAGCGTCCATTCAGGAACCAAACCCCCCACCGGGTCCCGTGAAACCTACAGGGGTCACTGTAGAGAAAATGCGAGGCCTGGCCTCAGAGGTGGGCTCAGGGACCCCAG ctgtgttccggaaagAGGTGGAGCTTCTGGGAGGGTGCTGGTCAGAGGCTCAGAAGCAGGACACTAGGCTGAAGGCTATACGGGGTCCGGTGGAGCTGGCGGCCAGTGAGGAGGGGCTGCAACCTGAGGGCAGCTGGGCCCAAGCTTTGCAG GTTTTCCCGTGGGAGCTGTGGGGAGAGTGGACCCTGTCAGCATCTTTGCTGTGGAGGGAACCAGCCCTACCAGGAAGGGCCACCGGCAGGGGCACCTGCCACCTGGGCCTGCTGCTGGAGCCGCAGGGCTGCCGGGCTATGGCGTCCAGCTCCACAATAGAGAG GCCGCGCGTCCTGGAGGGGACGGTGATGCTGGCTGCCCCACGCTTTGCGGAGGAGCTGCTTACGCTGCCCACCAGGCTGAGCCAGGCAGAGCCCCACGGGCCCAAGCCAGGGCCTGTGGCCAGGGGCTGTGGCCGGCACAGCCACCTTCTGGACCAGGCTGGGGTCGTCATGATGGCACTGCTCCCGGGGGTCCTCAGGCCCCCCTCCTTGCACCAGGACTCTGAGTGCCCCTCTGACCTGCAG GTGGTGCAGGCCCGGGGCTGGGGGCTAGAGGAGTGGcctgtggccctgggggctgctgggcTGAAGCCCTGGACCAGAGCTCCAGGGAAGGCCCTGACTCTGAGGGACCCTGGCCAGGGACAGCCTGAGGACCTCAGGAGCAGGACAGTCACCCGGGCGTCCCTGGGAGGGCTCCTGGAAGACCTGAGCTGGAGACCACCACAGGGAGTGGGAGCCACACGGAGAGGAGCCGGAGGGACGAGGACCAGTGGGCATGACGTGGGGAGGGGCAGCCACGCACAGCCCCCCACCTCGTGCAG CGAGGAGCTGGCACGCACACGGGTTTCATGGCTCGGTGGCCATGCTGCCTGCAATGGCTTGGCCACAAGCAGCACCAGCCCGCCTCCCAGCAGAACATTGTGGACAGTGGCCAGTGGTCCGGTGAGCAGGGCAGGGGATGGATGCAGTTGCCCTGACCCATCTTGGGGGAATGTGGGCCCATACCAGAGCTCTTTACTCTGTTGGGGTCAGGGCTCCCCAGCGGCCAGCAGCAGCCACACAGTATGGCCAGTGTGGTGGATGTGGACAGGGACAAGGACACAGGTGGCCAAAGGACAGCTCAGGGTCCAGGAAGCCTCAGTAAGCAG AAGCCCGGACCCCCACCCCCTGTGCCTGCTTAGGTGTCTCGAGGTGCTCTCATGGTCCGTGTCGGAGGTGGCTGGGTGGCCCTGGATGAGTATCTGGTCAAGTATGACCCAGGCAgag ACAGACTGGAAGTGTGCTGGGATCAGAGACCCCATCTCTTCCACGGCCAAGGCTGAGTAG
- the LOC123618602 gene encoding uncharacterized protein LOC123618602 isoform X11: MEELQASQGPLAPDVMVAVAQLREQKLLRRLLEERALQVELRLQEAQSPGQLRARWDGLVQRAEARWGLLEQLVPAARSFEVAHSALLALLTPGEQLLAELWQDQLGPEGCKGAVQRLQGVCEGAAARTEGLERALEAGQRLAELLTGECPHPPAPAAEDEALLVRGQLQRLRERVRLTGEGAARARQKLLQDLGTGSSEPSPLTSPAAQLEPKGAASEHRGLENQEQLSAWLAPWTEAPGQAVVDTASIQEPNPPPGPVKPTGVTVEKMRGLASEVGSGTPAVFRKEVELLGGCWSEAQKQDTRLKAIRGPVELAASEEGLQPEGSWAQALQVFPWELWGEWTLSASLLWREPALPGRATGRGTCHLGLLLEPQGCRAMASSSTIERPRVLEGTVMLAAPRFAEELLTLPTRLSQAEPHGPKPGPVARGCGRHSHLLDQAGVVMMALLPGVLRPPSLHQDSECPSDLQVVQARGWGLEEWPVALGAAGLKPWTRAPGKALTLRDPGQGQPEDLRSRTVTRASLGGLLEDLSWRPPQGVGATRRGAGGTRTSGHDVGRGSHAQPPTSCSEELARTRVSWLGGHAACNGLATSSTSPPPSRTLWTVASGPVSRAGDGCSCPDPSWGNVGPYQSSLLCWGQGSPAASSSHTVWPVWWMWTGTRTQVAKGQLRVQEASVSRCLEVLSWSVSEVAGWPWMSIWSSMTQAETDWKCAGIRDPISSTAKAE; encoded by the exons ATGGAGGAGCTTCAGGCCTCACAGGGACCCCTGGCCCCTGACGTCATGGTGGCTGTGGCCCAGCTGCGGGAGCAGAAG CTCCTCCGGCGCCTGCTGGAGGAGAGGGCGCTCCAGGTGGAGTTGAGGCTGCAGGAGGCGCAGAGCCCTGGACAGCTGCGGGCCCGGTGGGATGGCCTGGTGCAGCGGGCAGAGGCCAG GTGGGGGCTCCTGGAGCAGCTGGTCCCCGCGGCGCGGAGCTTCGAGGTGGCCCATAGCGCCCTCTTGGCTCTGCTGACCCCAGGCGAGCAGCTCCTGGCTGAGCTGTGGCAGGACCAGCTGGGGCCTGAGGGCTGCAAGGGGGCTGTGCAGCGCCTGCAG GGTGTGTGCGAGGGGGCTGCGGCCCGGACAGAAGGCCTGGAGAGGGCCCTGGAAGCTGGCCAAAGGCTGGCAGAGCTGCTCACGGGTGAGTG cccccaccccccggcgCCGGCTGCAGAGGACGAAGCTCTGCTGGTGAGGGGACAGCTGCAGCGGCTCCGGGAGCGGGTGAGGCTGACCGGAGAAGGCGCTGCCCGCGCCCGGCAGAAGCTGCTGCAGGACCTGGGGACAGGGTCCTCTGAGCCCTCGCCCCTGACAAGCCCGGCAGCCCAGCTGGAACCAAAGGGGGCAGCCTCTGAACATCGAGGGCTCGAGAACCAAGAGCAG CTGAGTGCCTGGCTGGCACCCTGGACGGAGGCCCCTGGCCAGGCGGTAGTGGACACAGCGTCCATTCAGGAACCAAACCCCCCACCGGGTCCCGTGAAACCTACAGGGGTCACTGTAGAGAAAATGCGAGGCCTGGCCTCAGAGGTGGGCTCAGGGACCCCAG ctgtgttccggaaagAGGTGGAGCTTCTGGGAGGGTGCTGGTCAGAGGCTCAGAAGCAGGACACTAGGCTGAAGGCTATACGGGGTCCGGTGGAGCTGGCGGCCAGTGAGGAGGGGCTGCAACCTGAGGGCAGCTGGGCCCAAGCTTTGCAG GTTTTCCCGTGGGAGCTGTGGGGAGAGTGGACCCTGTCAGCATCTTTGCTGTGGAGGGAACCAGCCCTACCAGGAAGGGCCACCGGCAGGGGCACCTGCCACCTGGGCCTGCTGCTGGAGCCGCAGGGCTGCCGGGCTATGGCGTCCAGCTCCACAATAGAGAG GCCGCGCGTCCTGGAGGGGACGGTGATGCTGGCTGCCCCACGCTTTGCGGAGGAGCTGCTTACGCTGCCCACCAGGCTGAGCCAGGCAGAGCCCCACGGGCCCAAGCCAGGGCCTGTGGCCAGGGGCTGTGGCCGGCACAGCCACCTTCTGGACCAGGCTGGGGTCGTCATGATGGCACTGCTCCCGGGGGTCCTCAGGCCCCCCTCCTTGCACCAGGACTCTGAGTGCCCCTCTGACCTGCAG GTGGTGCAGGCCCGGGGCTGGGGGCTAGAGGAGTGGcctgtggccctgggggctgctgggcTGAAGCCCTGGACCAGAGCTCCAGGGAAGGCCCTGACTCTGAGGGACCCTGGCCAGGGACAGCCTGAGGACCTCAGGAGCAGGACAGTCACCCGGGCGTCCCTGGGAGGGCTCCTGGAAGACCTGAGCTGGAGACCACCACAGGGAGTGGGAGCCACACGGAGAGGAGCCGGAGGGACGAGGACCAGTGGGCATGACGTGGGGAGGGGCAGCCACGCACAGCCCCCCACCTCGTGCAG CGAGGAGCTGGCACGCACACGGGTTTCATGGCTCGGTGGCCATGCTGCCTGCAATGGCTTGGCCACAAGCAGCACCAGCCCGCCTCCCAGCAGAACATTGTGGACAGTGGCCAGTGGTCCGGTGAGCAGGGCAGGGGATGGATGCAGTTGCCCTGACCCATCTTGGGGGAATGTGGGCCCATACCAGAGCTCTTTACTCTGTTGGGGTCAGGGCTCCCCAGCGGCCAGCAGCAGCCACACAGTATGGCCAGTGTGGTGGATGTGGACAGGGACAAGGACACAGGTGGCCAAAGGACAGCTCAGGGTCCAGGAAGCCTCAGTAAGCAG GTGTCTCGAGGTGCTCTCATGGTCCGTGTCGGAGGTGGCTGGGTGGCCCTGGATGAGTATCTGGTCAAGTATGACCCAGGCAgag ACAGACTGGAAGTGTGCTGGGATCAGAGACCCCATCTCTTCCACGGCCAAGGCTGAGTAG
- the LOC123618602 gene encoding uncharacterized protein LOC123618602 isoform X4 produces MEELQASQGPLAPDVMVAVAQLREQKLLRRLLEERALQVELRLQEAQSPGQLRARWDGLVQRAEARWGLLEQLVPAARSFEVAHSALLALLTPGEQLLAELWQDQLGPEGCKGAVQRLQGVCEGAAARTEGLERALEAGQRLAELLTGECPHPPAPAAEDEALLVRGQLQRLRERVRLTGEGAARARQKLLQDLGTGSSEPSPLTSPAAQLEPKGAASEHRGLENQEQLSAWLAPWTEAPGQAVVDTASIQEPNPPPGPVKPTGVTVEKMRGLASEVGSGTPAVFRKEVELLGGCWSEAQKQDTRLKAIRGPVELAASEEGLQPEGSWAQALQVFPWELWGEWTLSASLLWREPALPGRATGRGTCHLGLLLEPQGCRAMASSSTIERPRVLEGTVMLAAPRFAEELLTLPTRLSQAEPHGPKPGPVARGCGRHSHLLDQAGVVMMALLPGVLRPPSLHQDSECPSDLQVVQARGWGLEEWPVALGAAGLKPWTRAPGKALTLRDPGQGQPEDLRSRTVTRASLGGLLEDLSWRPPQGVGATRRGAGGTRTSGHDVGRGSHAQPPTSCSEELARTRVSWLGGHAACNGLATSSTSPPPSRTLWTVASGPVSRAGDGCSCPDPSWGNVGPYQSSLLCWGQGSPAASSSHTVWPVWWMWTGTRTQVAKGQLRVQEASVSRSPDPHPLCLLRCLEVLSWSVSEVAGWPWMSIWSSMTQAEQKGGPTRRSMSDSYHGLWPPACQPLRLCLKGSGPPSSAPPGAPYPGRLEVCWDQRPHLFHGQG; encoded by the exons ATGGAGGAGCTTCAGGCCTCACAGGGACCCCTGGCCCCTGACGTCATGGTGGCTGTGGCCCAGCTGCGGGAGCAGAAG CTCCTCCGGCGCCTGCTGGAGGAGAGGGCGCTCCAGGTGGAGTTGAGGCTGCAGGAGGCGCAGAGCCCTGGACAGCTGCGGGCCCGGTGGGATGGCCTGGTGCAGCGGGCAGAGGCCAG GTGGGGGCTCCTGGAGCAGCTGGTCCCCGCGGCGCGGAGCTTCGAGGTGGCCCATAGCGCCCTCTTGGCTCTGCTGACCCCAGGCGAGCAGCTCCTGGCTGAGCTGTGGCAGGACCAGCTGGGGCCTGAGGGCTGCAAGGGGGCTGTGCAGCGCCTGCAG GGTGTGTGCGAGGGGGCTGCGGCCCGGACAGAAGGCCTGGAGAGGGCCCTGGAAGCTGGCCAAAGGCTGGCAGAGCTGCTCACGGGTGAGTG cccccaccccccggcgCCGGCTGCAGAGGACGAAGCTCTGCTGGTGAGGGGACAGCTGCAGCGGCTCCGGGAGCGGGTGAGGCTGACCGGAGAAGGCGCTGCCCGCGCCCGGCAGAAGCTGCTGCAGGACCTGGGGACAGGGTCCTCTGAGCCCTCGCCCCTGACAAGCCCGGCAGCCCAGCTGGAACCAAAGGGGGCAGCCTCTGAACATCGAGGGCTCGAGAACCAAGAGCAG CTGAGTGCCTGGCTGGCACCCTGGACGGAGGCCCCTGGCCAGGCGGTAGTGGACACAGCGTCCATTCAGGAACCAAACCCCCCACCGGGTCCCGTGAAACCTACAGGGGTCACTGTAGAGAAAATGCGAGGCCTGGCCTCAGAGGTGGGCTCAGGGACCCCAG ctgtgttccggaaagAGGTGGAGCTTCTGGGAGGGTGCTGGTCAGAGGCTCAGAAGCAGGACACTAGGCTGAAGGCTATACGGGGTCCGGTGGAGCTGGCGGCCAGTGAGGAGGGGCTGCAACCTGAGGGCAGCTGGGCCCAAGCTTTGCAG GTTTTCCCGTGGGAGCTGTGGGGAGAGTGGACCCTGTCAGCATCTTTGCTGTGGAGGGAACCAGCCCTACCAGGAAGGGCCACCGGCAGGGGCACCTGCCACCTGGGCCTGCTGCTGGAGCCGCAGGGCTGCCGGGCTATGGCGTCCAGCTCCACAATAGAGAG GCCGCGCGTCCTGGAGGGGACGGTGATGCTGGCTGCCCCACGCTTTGCGGAGGAGCTGCTTACGCTGCCCACCAGGCTGAGCCAGGCAGAGCCCCACGGGCCCAAGCCAGGGCCTGTGGCCAGGGGCTGTGGCCGGCACAGCCACCTTCTGGACCAGGCTGGGGTCGTCATGATGGCACTGCTCCCGGGGGTCCTCAGGCCCCCCTCCTTGCACCAGGACTCTGAGTGCCCCTCTGACCTGCAG GTGGTGCAGGCCCGGGGCTGGGGGCTAGAGGAGTGGcctgtggccctgggggctgctgggcTGAAGCCCTGGACCAGAGCTCCAGGGAAGGCCCTGACTCTGAGGGACCCTGGCCAGGGACAGCCTGAGGACCTCAGGAGCAGGACAGTCACCCGGGCGTCCCTGGGAGGGCTCCTGGAAGACCTGAGCTGGAGACCACCACAGGGAGTGGGAGCCACACGGAGAGGAGCCGGAGGGACGAGGACCAGTGGGCATGACGTGGGGAGGGGCAGCCACGCACAGCCCCCCACCTCGTGCAG CGAGGAGCTGGCACGCACACGGGTTTCATGGCTCGGTGGCCATGCTGCCTGCAATGGCTTGGCCACAAGCAGCACCAGCCCGCCTCCCAGCAGAACATTGTGGACAGTGGCCAGTGGTCCGGTGAGCAGGGCAGGGGATGGATGCAGTTGCCCTGACCCATCTTGGGGGAATGTGGGCCCATACCAGAGCTCTTTACTCTGTTGGGGTCAGGGCTCCCCAGCGGCCAGCAGCAGCCACACAGTATGGCCAGTGTGGTGGATGTGGACAGGGACAAGGACACAGGTGGCCAAAGGACAGCTCAGGGTCCAGGAAGCCTCAGTAAGCAG AAGCCCGGACCCCCACCCCCTGTGCCTGCTTAGGTGTCTCGAGGTGCTCTCATGGTCCGTGTCGGAGGTGGCTGGGTGGCCCTGGATGAGTATCTGGTCAAGTATGACCCAGGCAgag CAAAAGGGAGGACCAACCAGAAGATCCATGAGCGATTCCTATCATGGGCTGTGGCCCCCAGCCTGCCAGCCCCTGCGGTTGTGCCTGAAAGGCTCTGGGCCTCCATCCTCTGCACCACCGGGAGCCCCCTATCCCGGAAG ACTGGAAGTGTGCTGGGATCAGAGACCCCATCTCTTCCACGGCCAAGGCTGA